From one Lycium barbarum isolate Lr01 chromosome 6, ASM1917538v2, whole genome shotgun sequence genomic stretch:
- the LOC132644202 gene encoding uncharacterized protein LOC132644202, which translates to MITNFFKPQAPSNTIPSSPLPSSHLPSSLSPVNLFNASDNDKVLADLDLKSDPAERKQMSKFSPNIRDRVRRYYILKKPCQPEEFEFPSRDIGGELRRFNPDWFDDPYSQWLEYSVKKDAPFFLCCYLFKNELGGYGKKVSDAFTTKGFRSWNKGIERLKKHVGEVNSVHTRCFMMMLDLMNQEQSILTSFDKPFEKFKGEYRVRLNVSVDVIRYLLKEGMPFRGHNECVTSTRRGHFLDLLKWYADKKEDVKNVVLEKAPKNNTTTSPDIQKDIVNSCATVNAIIEDLNGDYFGILVDKSKDVSHKEQMALVLRYVNKEGKVIERFLGLVHVKDTSAKSLKEAIYSLFLDHSLSRSQIRGQGYDGASNMKGEINGLKTLILKDNSSAYCVHCFAHQLQLTLVAVAKKHHDVNNFFDILLANVLNIVGGSFKRREMLRYDQAEKLEELLVLGEVHTGSGLNQELGLQRPGDTRWGSHFKTVRNFISLFSSIVHVLGVLANEGANYHEETMAKILVEDIRSYEFIYMLHLMLKILAITYDLNMALQRKDQDIVSAMKLVDFTKRKLQSMRESEWNSLVEEVSLFCERNGIMIPEMNEKYGLGKSKSKSSSVIYSHHLRVEVFYAVIDLQLSELNNRFSEVNTDLLLGMASLSPENSFANYDKNRIMKLATYYPNEFGASKLDDLSFDLDNYIYYVREVDIAFSNLKGLRDLSMALVKSNMHKTWGLVYLLVKLSLILPVATATVERTFSSMKFIKNDLRSRISDGFLNDCLVCYIENEVFESVPNDAIIDRFQKMTTRRVQL; encoded by the coding sequence ATGATCACGAATTTCTTCAAGCCTCAAGCTCCTTCAAATACTATTCCTAGCTCTCCTTTGCCAAGTTCTCATTTGCCAAGTTCTTTGTCGCCTGTCAATCTTTTCAATGCATCGGATAATGACAAAGTGTTGGCTGATTTGGATCTTAAATCAGATCCTGCTGAAAGAAAACAAATGTCAAAATTTTCTCCTAATATACGTGACCGAGTGAGGAGATATTACATACTAAAGAAACCTTGCCAACCTGAAGAATTTGAATTTCCAAGTAGAGATATTGGAGGAGAATTGCGTCGTTTTAATCCCGATTGGTTTGACGATCCATATTCTCAATGGTTAGAATATAGTGTTAAAAAAGATGCACCATTTTTCTTATGTTGTTACTTGTTTAAAAATGAGCTTGGAGGATATGGAAAAAAAGTAAGTGATGCTTTCACAACGAAAGGTTTTCGAAGTTGGAATAAAGGTATAGAAAGGCTTAAAAAGCATGTGGGTGAAGTGAATAGTGTTCATACTCGATGTTTCATGATGATGCTAGATTTGATGAATCAAGAACAATCTATTCTAACTTCATTTGACAAGCCTTTCGAGAAATTTAAAGGTGAATATCGGGTTCGCTTGAATGTTTCGGTTGATGTGATAAGGTATCTTTTAAAAGAAGGAATGCCTTTCCGGGGTCACAATGAGTGTGTAACTTCTACAAGAAGGGGTCATTTTCTAGATCTCTTAAAGTGGTATGCCGATAAGAAGGAAGATGTGAAAAATGTGGTACTAGAAAAAGCTCCAAAAAATAACACCACAACTTCTCCCGATATCCAAAAAGACATTGTGAATTCTTGTGCAACAGTGAATGCAATTATTGAAGACTTGAACGGAGATTACTTTGGGATATTGGTTGATAAGTCTAAGGATGTTTCTCATAAGGAACAAATGGCTCTTGTCTTGAGATATGTAAACAAGGAGGGTAAAGTTATTGAGCGCTTTCTTGGTCTTGTTCATGTGAAAGATACATCTGCAAAGTCATTGAAAGAAGCGATCTATTCTTTGTTTTTAGACCATTCTTTGAGTCGATCTCAAATACGGGGACAAGGTTATGATGGAGCTAGTAACATGAAAGGAGAAATTAATGGTCTTAAAACTCTGATTCTGAAAGATAATTCTTCGGCATATTGCGTACATTGCTTTGCTCATCAATTGCAATTGACTCTTGTAGCCGTTGCAAAAAAACATCATGATGTGAATAATTTTTTTGACATTCTTCTTGCCAATGTTTTAAATATCGTTGGAGGTTCTTTTAAGCGTAGGGAGATGCTTCGATATGATCAAGCTGAAAAATTAGAGGAATTACTAGTGCTCGGTGAAGTTCATACGGGAAGTGGATTAAATCAAGAACTTGGACTTCAAAGGCCTGGTGATACCCGTTGGGGATCTCATTTTAAGACGGTACGTAACTTCATTTCCTTATTCTCATCAATTGTGCATGTACTTGGAGTTCTTGCAAATGAGGGTGCAAATTATCATGAGGAAACAATGGCAAAAATTCTAGTGGAAGACATTAGATCTTATGAGTTTATCTACATGTTGCATTTGATGTTGAAAATTTTGGCGATTACATATGATTTGAATATGGCTTTGCAACGAAAAGATCAAGATATTGTTAGTGCTATGAAGCTTGTTGATTTCACAAAAAGAAAATTGCAATCAATGAGGGAATCTGAATGGAACTCTTTGGTAGAAGAAGTCTCCTTATTTTGTGAAAGGAATGGTATTATGATCCCTGAAATGAATGAGAAGTATGGTCTTGGAAAGTCGAAGAGTAAAAGCTCAAGTGTTATCTATTCTCATCATTTGCGTGTGGAAGTTTTTTATGCTGTTATTGATTTGCAACTTTCAGAGCTTAACAATCGTTTTAGTGAAGTGAATACTGATCTACTTCTTGGCATGGCTAGTTTGAGTCCTGAGAATTCTTTTGCAAATTATGATAAAAACAGGATCATGAAGCTTGCTACTTATTATCCAAATGAGTTCGGTGCTTCCAAgcttgatgatcttagttttgaTCTTGACAATTATATTTACTATGTGAGAGAAGTGGACATAgctttttcaaatttgaaaggaCTTAGAGATCTTTCGATGGCGTTGGTTAAATCAAATATGCACAAGACATGGGGACTTGTTTATTTGCTTGTGAAGTTAAGCTTGATATTACCTGTGGCTACTGCAACAGTGGAAAGAACTTTTTCCTCAATGAAGTTTATTAAAAATGACTTGCGAAGTAGAATTAGTGATGGCTTTTTGAatgattgtttagtttgttaCATAGAGAATGAAGTATTTGAAAGTGTACCTAATGATGCGATCATTGATCGTTTTCAAAAGATGACAACTCGTCGAGTGCAATTGTAA